In Thermobaculum terrenum ATCC BAA-798, the DNA window TCCGCTGGTGCTGGGCTACGGAGAAGACGGGTACTATATATCCTCCGATGCCTCGGCTCTGCTGCCTCATACCAGGAAGGTGGCCTTCATAGCCGATGGTCAGATGCTCCTGATAACTCGGGAAGGGGTAAGCGCCAGAGATATACAGACTGGGGACCCAGCATCGCTTGAAGTATCTCAGCTGGAGTGGAGCCTGGAGCAGGCAGAGCTCGGCGACTATCCCCATTACCTTATAAAGGAGATCCATGAGCAGCCTTCTATCCTCAGGTCGATCGCCATGACACAGGGGGAGAACGCGACCACCCTGGCGGAGATGATGAGGGCTTCCTATGGTACGTTCTTTATAGGGTGCGGCACGGCTGCCAACGCCGCGCTCACGGGTCAGTACCTATTCTCGCGCATTGCAAGGTTTCACGTGAACTTCGCTGTAGGCAGCGAGTTTGGGTATCTGGAGCATTTCCTGACTCCTCAGAGCCTTGTGATAGCTCTCTCTCAGAGTGGTGAGACTATAGATGTTATCGAGCCGCTGATCAAGGCTAAGAAGGAAAAGGGTGTGCAGGTTGCAGCGCTGGTGAACGTGCTGGGGTCAACGCTCTATCGCATGGCGGATTTCTCGGTGTTGCTCGGGGCCGGGCCGGAGAAGTGCGTACTCGCTACCAAGAGCTACACAGCCAAGCTCGCGGTGCTCCTGATGACAGCCTATGCCCTGGATGGGCGTCTTGATGAGGGCAAAGAGCTGGTGTTGCGTGCAGCCGATGGCGTCGAGGAGCTTCTCAGAGACGGCATCAGGGACAAGGTAGAGGCGCTTGCGGAGCGCATTTATGATAGAGAGCATATCTTCCTGATAGGCAGGGGGCTCAGCTACTCCTCGGCACTGGAGGCCGCACTCAAGATCAAGGAAGTAACTTACATCCATGCCGAGGGATTTGCCGGTGGGGAGCTCAAACACGGGGTCATAGCGCTCATCGAACAGGGTACTCCCTGTATAGTATTTGCTCCCTCGGACGAGACCCAAGCTGCTATACTTTCAGGTGCACAGGAACTAAAGGCCAGAGGAGGCTTTATCATAGGCATCTCACCCAAATGCTCGGACGTTTTCGATTACTGGATTCCTGTCGCGGACGTGGGCGATGCATCGCCTATAGTTAATGCTGTACCAGCCCAGCTTCTGGCCTATTGCCTGTCTATAAAGAGGGGTACAGATCCCGATAAACCCAGAAACCTTGCTAAGAGCGTGACAGTAAAATGAAGACCAGATACCTGCCTCCACCAGAACAAAAAGCCCAGTACGTGCGCGAGATGTTCACATCCATAGCGCCCGTCTACGATAGATTGAACAGCATCATAAGCTTGGGGCTGCATAGGTTATGGAGGCGGACGGCAGTGCGCCTCTCGGGGCTCAAACCGGGGGATTCCGCCCTTGATGTGGCCACGGGTACCGGGGATTTTGCCATAACCTTGGCCAAAGCTGTGGGCCCAACTGGACGGGTAGTGGGCATAGACTTCAGCGAGGGCATGCTCCGCCTGGCGCATGAAAAGA includes these proteins:
- the glmS gene encoding glutamine--fructose-6-phosphate transaminase (isomerizing), which codes for MCGIFGYVGKDRDVAGLVLDGLKRLEYRGYDSWGVAVVTDEGINLTKQVGKIGDAQVNMPDSFLGFGHTRWATHGGVTDYNAHPHLDCTGRIAVIHNGIIENFSELRNKLLSQGHKLRSETDTEVVAHLLEEETKGLGSDPAGFADALRRVFMQLEGMNAVMALDSSSGVMVAAKNGSPLVLGYGEDGYYISSDASALLPHTRKVAFIADGQMLLITREGVSARDIQTGDPASLEVSQLEWSLEQAELGDYPHYLIKEIHEQPSILRSIAMTQGENATTLAEMMRASYGTFFIGCGTAANAALTGQYLFSRIARFHVNFAVGSEFGYLEHFLTPQSLVIALSQSGETIDVIEPLIKAKKEKGVQVAALVNVLGSTLYRMADFSVLLGAGPEKCVLATKSYTAKLAVLLMTAYALDGRLDEGKELVLRAADGVEELLRDGIRDKVEALAERIYDREHIFLIGRGLSYSSALEAALKIKEVTYIHAEGFAGGELKHGVIALIEQGTPCIVFAPSDETQAAILSGAQELKARGGFIIGISPKCSDVFDYWIPVADVGDASPIVNAVPAQLLAYCLSIKRGTDPDKPRNLAKSVTVK